One Eisenibacter elegans DSM 3317 genomic window, GGCGAAGACCTGCGCCAAGTCGTCAGTATCCCTATCGAAACCATAGAAGTAGACGCTGACGAGCTTTAGGCTGTACGAGCTTAGTGAGTAGGCTGTTTGTAGAGTCTAATGCCAAACATTTTTAGCTCCGGAACAAGGTCTTGGCGCATATACTGCTTCAGGCGCAAGGTATACTGCCCAGCTGCTGGAAAGCGCAGCTCATCCAAAGCCTGCATATCTTGGCGATAAACATCCCTAAACCATTGCTTCTGCCCATAAGGCTCCCCTGTTTTGGGGTGCATAAAGGTAATGTTCTGAAGCTGGGTGTCCAATACAGCTGCCGTAGGGTTGTAGCTCAAATAATAGGTTACATACAGGTTGTAATAAGGATAAGCCGAGGTGTTTTCCATCAAATAGTCTAAACCATAAGTAGCAGAAGTATCCTGTATCTCAAAACTATAGCTCAACAGAGAGTCGATATGCCAACCTTGCTGTGGTAGTGGCTTGGTTTGCTCATATACCACCACGACCTCCGGCTGACAAGAGGACAACAACAGCCCTGATACCACTGAAAATGCAAGCAGAAAAGCTTGTGGAAAAAGATGCTTCATAGGGTTTTGGCTCAAATACACACATTCATAGCAAAGCTCCAAAGCTACACAAAACCCTTTAATAATCACAATAATCTTCAGAGATGGAATGTGGTAATTAGCAACGTAGTTGCGACACATCACGTCGGTAGAATTATTAATCTGATAGTTTCAGTCGTTTGACCAGTGGGCTGATGGTTAGTCCTTGCACAACAATAGAGAAAATCACGATGATATAGGTCATACACACGATCATATCCCGAGGGGGCATCTGAGAGGTGAGCGAGAGCGCCAGTGCGATAGAGATACCCCCTCGTACCCCGCCCCAAGTCATCAGGGTGATGGTGTTTGGAATAAAATCGCGGGTTTGTTGCAAGAGTTTGATGGGTACACCTATAGCTACCCAGCGGGCAAACAACATGACCCCAATGCCAATCAAGCCGCCTGCAAAATAGGCAGGTTCGAAGTGGATAATCAAAACTTCGAGACCGATAAAAACGAATAGCAAGGCGTTGAGTACCTCATCGACCATCTCCCAGAACTTATCGACATACTCTCTTGTCGTATCAGACATGGCCAAGATACGCCCCCGGTCGCTCATCATCAAGCCCGTAACCACTACGGCCAGCGGGCCGGAGAAGTGTAGTAGCGCCGCCAATGAGTATCCGCCCGTTACCATGGCCAGTGTGATGAGCACTTCGACGACGTAGGCATCAATCGTTTTGAGCATTCGATAGCCCAACCAGCCTACAGCCAAGCCCAAGGCAATCCCTCCGCCGGCTTCTTGGACAAACAGTGTCGCAATTTCGCCAAAATTCACTATATCATCGCCCTTACGGACGATATTGAAAATACTCAAAAACACTACTACCGCTACTCCATCATTAAAAAGGGACTCGCCCGCAATCTTTACTTCCAAATCCTTGGGAACATTGGCTTTCTTGAGTATCCCCAACACTGCAATGGGGTCAGTGGGTGTAATGAGTGCGCCAAACAGCAAGCAATACATATACGACATCGGCAGCCCTACCAAGGGCAATAAAAAAAACATCGCCGTACCGATAATAAAGGTAGAAATCACCACCCCAATAGAGGCAAAAATCATAATCGGCAGCCGTTGTTTGGCCAAGGTTTGAATGTCTACGTGGAGCGCGCCGGCAAAAAGCAAAAAGCTCAACATAATATCCATCAATACTTCTTCAAACTTGGCTTTGGCAATAAAATCCTCCACCATTTGCTCATACTCGGGCATATATTGCCCCAAAAAAATAACCCCCAAAGAGGCAGCTAAGGCAATCAGCATAATACCGATGGTGTCGGGTAGCTTGAGGTACCGCTGGTTGAGGTAGCCAAAAAAGGCAGATAATACAATCAGAATTGTAAAGGCTTTGAATAATTCCATGGGTTTCAGCGAATATTGGTGTAGTTAGCCCTTTTGGTGGAGCAGGATTTGATGAAGCTTGAAGTTTGCGAGGCTAAATAGCCAAAATCCCCTCAGATTTCCAAAACCTAAGGGGATTAGTTGTGAGCTGGTATGCCACAATTGTGTCTACGAGAGGGTGTTATGTTATAGTTATACCCCATCAAAATTGGCTGGGGAATGTGTCCGCTGAAAACCCTTGAGAATCAAGAAAATCAAATCCTGTGAATCCTCAAATCTTATCAATCTTGGTGTATTTTTACAATGGAAAGCCCATACTGCGCAGATTTCGCTCGTAAAGTTTGTAGAGCAAGTGTAGGGAGGAGAGGTGCGTTTGCAGCGCTAGGTCGAGCAGGTAGATGCCCGTAGTGGGGCGTGAAGCCTTACTTTTGCTCATCAGGCTTAGGATTAACTCGTCAACGCTGCGGCCTTCGCGTTCGGCCAGCTCGTGCAACATCTCCACCAGAGCTTCTTCGGAGGGGATTTCGGTTTGGGCAAGTGTGGTTGCCGTATTTTTGGCGCTGACTTTCTCTACATCGACCAATTGGCTGGGCTGCTGCTGCAAAAAATCGGCGGCTTTCTCTGGCTTCGTTGACTCTTTAGCGCCTTGGGTCTCTTTCAAAAAGCTGCTCAGCTCACTCAGGGTAGGTTTGCGTTTGATAGCCATAACTCTTATGATTGGGTATATTGAACGATTTCTTTCGTAATGTGCAGGTATTCTTTTTCGGGCATAATGGTACTGAACTGCGCATAGATATTTTTCTGAGGCACAAACTGCTCGGGCAGAATTACCCGCAGGTCTTCGAGTTGTTTATGGATGCCTACCACACTCGTGCGGCTGTGAAGTCGGTTGGGCAATACAACCAACTTCAGCTTGGGGTTGAGCTGTTGGGCGGGGCGCAGGTCTTCGATGGTTTGGTAGGTAACCAACAGGTCGTTTTGGGAGAGGCTCGTAGGCACGATGACCATATCGCTCTTGATGGCCAATTGTTTGATATACTCATCAGTGGTTTTGCCGGCGCTGTCAATGACGAAGTAGTCTGGGTTTTCGCGCTTTTGCAATACCTCGATATCTTCCAATACGCCGGCATCGTCGGAGCCGATGATTTTGAATACCGAATCGGGTTTGGCCGACGATTGGTGCAGTTCCATCTGGCGCAAGGTACTCAGGGTGTAGTTGGTGTCGGTCTCTATCAAGACAACCTTGTAACCCAAGCTATGCAGCACCGTACTGATGTTGATGGCATTGGTGGTTTTGCCCGTGCCTCCTTTGCGGCTGATAAAAGAAATGATATAAGCCATGATTTTGGTTTAGATAGGTTTACCAAACATACAGGCTTTGCCTACAAAATCCAAATTTTATCCTGACTATTCAGGGTTTGACACGCTGTCTACTCCCCCGACTACCAACACAATTTCGCCCTTGGGGGGATGTTCGGTATAGTGTTGGGCTAGCTCGGCCAATGTGCCGCGTCGGGTTTCTTCGTAGAGCTTGGTCAACTCTCGGGCTACGGCAGCGGGGCGACCCTCACCCCAAGCTTCGGCCAGTTGGCTGAGTGTTTTGACGAGCCGGTGGGGCGATTCATAAAAAACCATCGTGCGGGTCTCTGCCGCCAATAGTTGAATGCGGGTCTGCCGCCCTTTTTTGTGGGGCAAAAAGCCCTCAAATACAAACTTATCCGTAGGCAGCCCCGAATTGACCAAGGCCGGCACAAAAGCCGTCGCCCCGGGCAGGCATTCCACCCTGACATCAGCCTTGAGTGCCTCACGGACTAGTAAAAAGCCCGGGTCTGAAATAGCAGGCGTGCCCGCATCAGACACGAGCGCAATATTTTTGCCTTGCAGTAGCCGTGCCACCCACTGGCGCACCAGCTGGTGTTCGTTGTGGATATGATAACTCTGCAAAGGTTTTTGGATTTGATAATGCTTCAGCAGCACGCCCGTAGTGCGGGTGTCTTCGGCCAAAATCAGGTCTACCTCTTGCAAGATACGCACTGCGCGGTAGGTCATATCTTCCAAATTGCCGATAGGCGTAGGAACTAAGTATAGGGTAGGGGAAACAGGTGTTGTGCTCATCGTGATAAATAAAATTGTGTCGTATTAACCCAAGGTTGTTGTATGTGCAGAAAACCAGAGATACCCGGGTGTGTTCGTGTGTCAGATACCGATTCCTAGCCAAACCAGCAAAACGACCAGTCCTATATTGACCGCCCACCACATCAAGATTCCTGTGTTATTGGTTTGGGGGAATATATTTTCGTATAAGAACGTATCGAGTTGTTCGTAGAGCACCTGTCCGGGTTCATCGACTTTGTTTTGGCGGATGTCATCGGCCAAGGCTGTGAGCCATCGTTCTAGGGGAGCGAGTATAAAAACTAGTTTTATGGCTCTTTGCAAGGGGACAGGGAATCGGTTGACACTTTTCTTGAGTAGCTTGGGCAGCTGTAAGTGGCGCACCAGTGTTGTGCCGGTGGGGTTTTTGGTCGAAACACGCACTAGCTTGACTAGCTGCTCGGCAATCAACTGGCAAATATAGGCGAAAAATGGCTGAAGAGCGGCCTCATACAAAGAGCGTACGAGCGCCATCCGACCTTGGCAATAGGCTTGCCAACCTACATATCCTGTCGAGACTATCCCTACCAACACAATACCGACCAAGGAGGGAAAGGCCATCCAACCGAAACCTGACTGCCATACCTTGCTCAAGGCCCATATAAAGAGCAGCAAATTACTCAATACCATCCCCAAGACCAATATCAGCCAGCCAAACACCGTTCTCACAAATCTCAGCCCTTGTTGGCGAAAGCCCTGCCAATAGTGCAGTACGTGTTGTTTGAGGGCTTGTTTTTGAGGGCTTTCAGCTGCGGTGTCCATCATATTCGTTGTTTAGAGCTTAAGTTAATCGGCATCCTGCCGGACATTTTTGGAAAAGTAGCTCGGAGTTCCAGCTCCGAGATAGGCTGAGGCCTCATTTTTTTGGGGGGTAAAACGAGACTTCGCTTGCAGTTTTGATTGTGGGATTTGAAAAATGTCCAGTGCCTTGTTTAATCGGTATAAAAGTACAAAAAGTCTTCTATACCCCGAATCGAGCAGAGAAGACTGTTTGTGCTGTGTTGGAAGGGGGAATATTTTCGGGCTTCTCAGTAGCATAAGCTGGGCAAGGAAATGAAGCCTTGCAGGCATCAAAAAAATCCTTAATGACAGGCTCTCAAACCTATCACTAAGGATTTATGACAAAATTATGGAAGAGTCAATAATACAAAAATGCTTACTTTTTCTCTTCTTTTGCAGGTTCTTTGAAATCAAGCATTTCTACTTCAAATATCAACACTGCATTGGCGGGGATAGCACCACCTGCGCCATTAGGCCCATAAGCCAAGTGAGAAGGAATAAGGAAGGTTGCCTTTTCGCCTTTGGGCATTAGTGAGATACCTTCGTCCCAGCCGGGGATTACTGCACCTACACCCACAGGAAACTTGAAAGGCTCTTTGCGGTCTACTGATGAATCAAACTTAGTACCATTGAGCAACATTCCGGTATAGTGTACCGTTACTTCGCTGCCAATCTGGGGTTTGTCGCCGGCTCCAGCCTTTGTTTGTACATAATATAAGCCTGAGGCTTGTTTTTTGGCATCGAGTTTATTTTTCTCGATATATTCCATAATCAGCTTATCGTCAATAGCTTTTTGAGCGTCTGCTTTTGCGGTTTGTTCTTTTTCAAAAGTTTCGCGGTCTTGTGCTTTGGTAAGCTTGAAGATATATTTCAGTTTTGAGCCTTTGGGGATAAAAGGAGGGAGTTGTTGGCCTGTATATTTCTCCAAAGAATCTGCACTGGTAAGTACAAAAATGCTGTCGCCTAGGGCCATCATTGTAAAAATCTCCATCACATCGCCGGGATAGGCAGGAGTTTCTAAAGGAACCATAGTAGCAGGGCCTGATATTTTGTCACTGTTGAGCAAAGAGTCTTCTTTACCTTGTCTGACTACATACATAGCGTACTCAAAGTCGAGTAAATCGCCGATTTTGGCCTTGGTTGCTTTTTTATCCTTGGCAAATAGCACCCCTTCAAGTCCGCTTTCAGTGCTAAATTTTTCGCCTTTATTTTGGCCACAGCCATAGTTTACTAGAGTAGCTGCTGCCAAACAAGCAAACAGCGATATTCTTTTGAGATGCTTCATCACGTTGTACAAAGGGTGGGTAGTAATACGAAATTTAAGATAAGATGCCGCTATCGGCGGTGTAAAGTTAAGCTGTTTTATAAGATTTATCCCAAACTTTGCGCTGTTTTTGTTTGTGAGTCTTTCAGTCAGTGCTCGACCAGATATCCCAAGCCTTTTCTGCTTGCAGGTACAGCATTTCGAGCCCATTTTTAGTGGTAGCGCCTTGGGCTTGGCCTTTTTGTAAGAATAGAGTCAGCTCAGGGTTATAGACCAAGTCATAGAGCGCGAATTTGCTATGTAGGCGCTCATAAGGTAAATCAGGGCAAGTGTCAGTATGGGGATACATCCCTAGGGGAGTAGTGTTGATAAGGAGCGTGTATCGCTCAAAATCAGGCCAGGTAGCTAGCTGGGTATAACTGAGTGTTTCGGCTTGAGGCTGGCGTGATACAAGTCGATAGGTGATGCCTAGTGTTTTGAGAGCTGCTACCACAGCCTTAGCGGCACCTCCATTACCCAATATGAGGGCTTGGTGCTCAGAGTGAAAAGCCTCCCAATTTTGTAGCGATTGTAGGAAGCCGTAATAGTCACTGTTGTAGCCTATTTTGCGGCCATCAGCGGCAACAGCAATCACATTAACCGCCCCCACAAGCTCAGCAGAGGCATCGAGGACATCAAGATAGGGGATGACGGCGCTCTTGTAAGGGATGGTTACGTTGAGGCCGGCCAGTTGGGGGGTATTTTGTAAGAGCATTGGCAACTCAATGATTTCTGCCAGCTCAAACAACTCATACCGGGCATCTGTGATGTCCTCTTGAGCAAATTTTTTAGAAAAATAGTCTTTGGAAAAAGAGTGTTTGAGCGACTGCCCAATAAGTCCGTAGGTGCGCATATTGGTGGTTGGGCTAAGTTATTGGGCGCTTTGAGCACACCTAAAGCCTACATCAGCTCGCGAAACCTCTACGGGCAGCCCCATTCGCAGTGACGGGCGGAAGCTATGTCGAGGCTTGTTGGTGTCTATACCTCCCCTCAAAGCCATTGGCTGGTTAAGACGTTTGTTGTAATAAGCTTGTTGGCCGTAGGGGCGGTAGGCGTTATCACACCATTGCCACAGCTCGCCCTGCATCCCTTGTAGGTGGTAAATGTGGGCATTACGGGCGGCATATTCCCATTCAAACTCGGAGGGCAGGCGCTTGCCCAGCCATTGGGCATAGGCTCGAGCATCGTTCCAGCTGACTTGTGTAACAGGGGCTTCAGCGGGTGCTCGTTCTTTTTCGGGGCCGTAGGGATATTGCCAAGTAGCTAGGGCTACCTCTTGCCACTGGGCACTGCTGGAGTCATAGACCAGCCCATAGCCACGGCGCTCGGCATCTGTTTTGTAGCGGGTAACTTTGACAAACAGCCGAAACTCCGCCACCGTTACCGGGGCGAGGTCTATTTTGAAGTCGCCCACCCATTGCTCAAAAGCAGGTGCTTCGTTTTCAAAGCCCTGCATTTCGCCAATAGTAGTTTTGCCGGATTTGAGCAAGGTCATCTTATCGGCAGCTTGTGCCCAAGCGCCCAGCGCCGGTGTTAGGAACAGGGAACCAAAAAAAAGCAAAAATAGTCTCAAACTCATAACATCATAGCCAAAACAGTGGTATCATCTTTAGGGCGCTCGGCGCTTTGCTGATAGGCACGCAGGGCTTGCTCTAAGGCTTCTTTCTGTTTGGGTAAGGGCAAATTGGCCAACTCGCTTCGTAGCAATTCTTTAAACCAAGCCTTGCCTTTGTCGCCGTTGTGCTCATCCGTAAATCCATCAGAAGTAAGGTAGAGCAGGCTGCCGCGTTGTACCTCTATACAACGGTTATCAAAAGAAACCGTGGTATTGGGCAGCCCCACACTCTGTGCCGTTCCTTTGAGTTCGGTTACTTGTGAGTGTTGGACATAGTACAATGGGCGCTTCGCACCGGCAAAGGTAAGAATCATTTTGTTTTCGTCATAGTCCGCTTTTTCGAGCATACAGAGGCACAGGTCTATGTAGGCTGGAGCTTCGTGGGGTTGTTGGGCATTGATTTGCATCAGTCTTTGGTGCAGCTCTTCCAAAATTACCGCCGGGGAGTGGACTTGTTGTTGGCGGACGATTTCGTTGAGCAGGGCGCTGCCTGTGATACTCATCAGTGCTCCTGAAACACTCTGGCCGCTACAGTCGGCTACAGCAGCAAAAATTTTGTCGTTGGTGGCTGTCATCCAATAAAAATCACCAGAGACACTGGAGGCGGCTTGTCGGATTACAAAAAAATCATCGACATAATGCCGAATAAGCGCCGGCGCAGGCAATAGGGCTTGTTGGAAAACACCGACTTGCTCTAGGGTATGCCTGTATTGTAGGTTGGCTTCTTGGATTTGCTCTCGTTGGCGTTCGAGCCGCACTTGTTGTTGGTACAGTTGGTTATCTTTTTGTTGGAGGTGTTGGTGGTGGTCTATGGCTAACTGACGTTGGCGTACCATCATATAGCCCGAAGCAATCAACAGGCCTACGACACCAACCAAGGATAAGCCGACTATCGACCATAAGAGCCGCTTTTGTAAGGTGTCGGCGCTTTTCTGGGTTTCATATTGTTGTTGTTGTTGTTTCATTTCTAGGTTGAAGCGCGTGTTCATCTCCGTAACGACCGAGAGCCTTGTTTCGTGGAAAAGCGAATCATTGTAGCGCATAAATTGCTGGTAGGCTTGGAGTGCCTCTGCATCTTTTTTGTCTTTCTCAAAGCTCTTGGCCAAGAGGTAGAAGTTATTGCGCAGCAGCTCTTTGTCGCCGGTAGGGAGCGTAGCTTTGATAGACTGTTGGAAATAAGGAGTGGCCTTGTCGGGCTGCTCAGCGACCCAGTAGGCGCGCCCTAGATTATAGAGGGCTTGGGCGATGGCAAAAGACTCTCCCGATTTCTTAGCCAAGCTCAATCCTTCTTGATACAGAGCCAGGGCTTGATCCATATCCCGTCGACGTAGGTACAAGCCAGCCAAACGGTTGAGTGGTGAGAGCAGTTGGGCGTTGTTGGCCACGCGGCGGCCTGCAAGTACCGAACGCTCAAAATAGACTTGGGCGGAGTCGTAGCTGCTGATATCGTAGTAGGTCTCTCCAATGTGGTAGAGTGTGCGGCTCATCAGGCCTTGGTCTTGGAGTTTTTCGGCACTGCTAAGCGCATTGTTGAAGTAGCGCAGGGCTTGTTGTGGATGTTGATTGGCCACATAAACACTGCCGATATTGGTCATCGTTACAATAGTTCCTTCAGCTAGTTTGAGTTGTTTGTATAGCGAAAGGCTTTGGTGGTAATATTCCAATGCCAACTCATAATCGCCCATACGGAAATTGGTACTACCCAACTCATTGATGATTTTGGCCTTGAGGTCATCCTGATGCCTCTTGTCTTCTATAAGCTTAAAGCTGCGCCCATAGTAATGTAGCGCTTTGTGGTGGTCGTTATTATCAAAAAAATAATTCCCAATATGATACAGCGCCTGAGCCAACAGAATATCGTCTTGTAGTTGGCGGGCAATACGCAAACTTTTTTGGATATACTCATAAGAACGAGGCACATTGTTGAAGCGCTTGATACTGGCAATTTGGTTGAGCAGGCGGGCTTGTTGTGCGGGGTCTTCGGTACGAGCCAGACTGTGTTCTAGGCTATCGACAGGAGGGTCATTGTCAGGTAAAACCGCCAGACGTACCTGTGCTTGGGCGCTATTTGCCCCCACAAGTGTATATATGGCTAGCAATAATGCTATTGGAATCCACTTCATTGCGTTTGCAGAAAAAGAAGGTATGTTGAGTGTACTCCTTATTGCTAAGCAAATTTTGCACCGAACCGCTGGTGATGGGGTATTTTTTACAAAAAATAGGCCTGTAGGTTGAAGCCCCATAAGTTTTTTGTACAAAATCTATGACACACCACAAAGTTGTGTTTATTTTTACTATATTTGCAGCCCTAAACAGGCAGACGAGATCTGCGCATGTTTCACCTTTATTATTTTACAAATACGCAATGGCAGTAAAAATTCGTTTAGCGCGTAGAGGCCGCAAGAAAAAGCCTATGTACGACGTGATCGTAGCAGACGCGCGCGCACCACGTGATGGTCGCTTCATCGAAAAAATCGGTACTTATAACCCCAACACCAACCCGGCCAGCATCGAGCTCAACAATGACCTCGCGCTGAAGTGGTTGATTAATGGTGCTCAACCTACTAATACCGTTCGTGCGATGCTATCGTACCGTGGTGTTTTGTACAAGAAACACCTTCAAATCGGGGTTATCAAAGGGGCTATCACCCAAGAAGAAGCCGATACCCGTTTTGCCGCTTGGACGCAAGAGAAAGAATCTAAAATCGCAGGCAAAGTAACACGCTTGGCTCAAGAAAAAGAAGCCGCTGCCAAAGCTCGCCTCGAAGCCGAAGCCAAAGTAAGTGCTGCCCGCGCCGAAACGCTCCGCAAGAAGCAAGAAGAAGCTGAAGCTGCTGCTAAAGCCGCTGACGCTCCTGCCGAAGATGCACCCGCAGCTGAAAGCGACGCAACTCCCGAAGCTGAAGCCTAATCGCTCCTCCCTCTAGTAGAGGCGCTTTTTGCCACAGGCCGCTCCGGCGTTGCCTAGGTTATCGGATAAATCATCCCCATTCAATTCCCTAAAATACACATAGACCATGGCTAAGAAAGGCAACAGAGTTCAGGTGATTTTGGAATGTACAGAGCATAAAAACAGCGGAATGCCCGGCACTTCGCGCTACATCACTACCAAGAACCGTAAAAACACTACGGAGCGCTTGGAGTTGAAAAAGTACAACCCCATCCTGAAGAAATATACCGTTCATAAAGAAATCAAGTAATCCTATGGGTGGGCTAACCCCACCCGTTGGTTTCACCCCCTTAAACTTGTACAACAATGGCAAAGAAAACCGTCGCAACCCTAAAAGACCGTTCCGCCAAAGGATTCGCCAAAGTAATCCGTGCGGTAAAGTCGCCTGAAACCGGTGCGTACACCTTTGTAGAAGAAATCGTCGGCGTAGACGATGTTCCTAAGGTACTCGCCAAGAAATAAGCACCCAAAAGCTGTATATGGGACCTATTACCAATAATACGGCACAAAGTTTTTGTGAAAGAAGTCTTTAATCAAGGCTTCTTTTTTTGTATTATTGCTACATCAGCCAATGCCTAACCCCAAAGCACGTAGTTTCGGAGCTTCCCTTACCATATTATGGATGAGGCGGCAATCTTGAGGAACAACAAACAGCCTTCCAATCACTTCAATACACCTCCTCTATATCACACAAGCTCGGCTTGCACTAGCAGACAGCGGCATAACCCCGCATTACTTACTATTCAAAACTCATCACTCAAAACAACCGCCTTATGGGAATTTTCGGATTTTTCAACAAAGAAAAAAAAGAGTCGCTTGACAAAGGACTCGAAAAAACCAAAACTTCTTTCTTCAATAAGCTCGGCAAAGCCGTAGCCGGTAAGTCTAAGGTTGATGAGGAAGTACTCGATGAGCTAGAAGAAATCCTCATTAGCTCAGATGTTGGATTAGAAACTACTATCAAAATCATCGAGCGGATAGAAGAACGTGTAAAGCGTGATAAATACCTCGGCACTCAGGAGCTAGACCGTATCTTGCGCGAAGAAATAGCTGCCCTACTGACCGAAAACCAATCAGAAGACCAAACCGCCTTTGACCTCCCGCCCCAACACAAGCCCTATGTCATCATGGTGGTAGGGGTAAATGGGGTAGGCAAAACAACCACTATCGGGAAGCTGGCCGCGCAGTTTCATCAGGCCGGCAAAAAGGTAGTACTAGGAGCCGCCGACACCTTCAGAGCCGCTGCGGTAGACCAACTGGGCATCTGGGCCGAACGCGTAGGGGTGCCCCTAGTATCACACGGGATGAATACAGACCCTGCTTCGGTAGCCTTCGATGCTGTCAAAACTGCTGTCGACCAACAAGCAGATGTAGTCCTGATTGATACCGCTGGCCGACTACAGACCAAAATTCCGCTCATGAATGAGCTAAGCAAAATCCGTCGGGTGATGACCAAGGTAATCCCTGATGCGCCACACGAAGTCTTGCTCGTTTTGGATGGTAGCACCGGCCAGAATGCCATGGTGCAGGCCCGCGAATTTACCAAGGCTACTCAGGTCAGCGCTCTGGCCATTACCAAACTCGACGGCACAGCCAAGGGGGGGATTGTGATTGGCATCTCTGACCAGCTCCAAATACCTGTCAAATATATCGGGGTAGGAGAACGAATTCAAGATTTACAACTCTTTAATAGACAGGCTTTTGTAGCGTCTCTTTTTGAAAAAAACAACGACTAGGCTAAGAATAACTTGCAACGGTGTATCATAATAACCGCTATCTTGCGTTCATCAAGATGATTACCCAATCAAGATTGGTTTGGGAAATGCGTGTATTGAAAGGCCCTGATAATCAGGGAAATCAAATTAGTCTTGGTATAAAAATGTTGACTAGAAAAATTGCGAATGTAGCCTTTTTAGGCTTGTTTATGGCCTGCTTGAGCTTAGGCACAACAGCCTGCGAACCACGCCCAGGCGGCACCACCATCACCATCCGCAACCAAGGCGGGCAGAAAAACCCTCCGGGATGGAATAAAAACCCCAAAAACCCTCATCATCCAAACTCTACCAACCCGGGACACCATCGCCACAAACAAGGCCACCCGGGTAAGGGGAAAGGTAAGGGCAAAGGCCCCAAATAAGTAACAAAGGCCACTGGATAATGTCAGAAAAGAGATATGCAGTATCAGCTTCGGAATCATAAGAGACCTCATTTTGGTGCACTCATTCGTCGAGTACACGGAGCCTATCACAATATCCAGTGGCTTTACAATCAACCAGTTTAGAACAACTCCTTGACCGCCTTTTTGAGTACTTTTCCCATCGCATTGCGGGGTA contains:
- the ftsY gene encoding signal recognition particle-docking protein FtsY — translated: MGIFGFFNKEKKESLDKGLEKTKTSFFNKLGKAVAGKSKVDEEVLDELEEILISSDVGLETTIKIIERIEERVKRDKYLGTQELDRILREEIAALLTENQSEDQTAFDLPPQHKPYVIMVVGVNGVGKTTTIGKLAAQFHQAGKKVVLGAADTFRAAAVDQLGIWAERVGVPLVSHGMNTDPASVAFDAVKTAVDQQADVVLIDTAGRLQTKIPLMNELSKIRRVMTKVIPDAPHEVLLVLDGSTGQNAMVQAREFTKATQVSALAITKLDGTAKGGIVIGISDQLQIPVKYIGVGERIQDLQLFNRQAFVASLFEKNND
- a CDS encoding DUF4295 domain-containing protein; this encodes MAKKTVATLKDRSAKGFAKVIRAVKSPETGAYTFVEEIVGVDDVPKVLAKK
- a CDS encoding 30S ribosomal protein S16, yielding MAVKIRLARRGRKKKPMYDVIVADARAPRDGRFIEKIGTYNPNTNPASIELNNDLALKWLINGAQPTNTVRAMLSYRGVLYKKHLQIGVIKGAITQEEADTRFAAWTQEKESKIAGKVTRLAQEKEAAAKARLEAEAKVSAARAETLRKKQEEAEAAAKAADAPAEDAPAAESDATPEAEA
- the rpmG gene encoding 50S ribosomal protein L33 translates to MAKKGNRVQVILECTEHKNSGMPGTSRYITTKNRKNTTERLELKKYNPILKKYTVHKEIK